The following proteins come from a genomic window of Acinonyx jubatus isolate Ajub_Pintada_27869175 chromosome C1, VMU_Ajub_asm_v1.0, whole genome shotgun sequence:
- the FASTKD2 gene encoding FAST kinase domain-containing protein 2, mitochondrial, giving the protein MMKRASSFLWNLRQFSTFVPTSRTMRLYPLGFSRPRIVFSYNSNLRNLLLSDFGNRVQSSIRYLFQDALIFKSRDDFQTKGVSPETVLTVSRVLCPRRLSFDSKHSLFSDEGLKINFHHEASNEDVLTKETKPTPVNYRKLSRECSSLSDVLDKFSEASTFPSSNYISAMWTIAKRMSDDQKRIEKQLMFNHPAFSQLCEQVMRDAKIMHCDHLLFSLHAVVKLGIPQNSLLVQTLLRVVQERINECDEKCLSVLSTVLEAMEPCKNVDVLRAGVRILADQQVWKIERVFTLQAMMKCVGKDAPIALKRKLEMKALRELDRFSDLNSQHMFEALAAMNHRSITLLNECSKMVIGNIHGCPFKVLINILQSCRDLRYRNLDLFKGIADYVATTIDIWKLKQVLFLLILLEDLGFRHTDLMDLFMKKVIDDPASLNMKSIISILHVYSSLNHFYKCQTQEFQEAMARSLTGYLHHISSENLLKAVSSFCLMNHFPLALINQLLQKDIINELLTSGDIERNVHKLRILAACLKLDTSCPKAVDLALPPLPSIPLSPNAKVADALSSLLGEGYFLRNVQLPHNYHIDFEVRMDINRSRVLPFSHMDAVTSAAHIQRVAVLCVPRSTYCLDLTHPRGFLAMKMRHLKVMGFHVILVHNWEIERLQMKDVVTFLKTELYSAEAFPTADVNLQSTC; this is encoded by the exons atgatgaaaagagCAAGTTCCTTTTTATGGAACCTCAGACAATTCAGTACTTTCGTTCCAACAAGCAGAACTATGAGGCTGTATCCTTTGGGATTTTCCAGACCCAGAATTGTTTTTTCATACAATTCAAACCTAAGAAACCTTCTCTTAAGTGACTTTGGCAATAGAGTGCAGTCATCTATTAGGTACCTTTTTCAGGAtgccttaatttttaaatcaagagaCGACTTTCAAACAAAGGGCGTAAGCCCTGAAACAGTCCTTACAGTTAGCAGAGTGCTTTGTCCTAGAAGACTCTCCTTTGATTCAAAACACTCTCTTTTCTCTGACGAGGGATTGAAGATAAACTTTCATCATGAGGCCTCCAACGAAGATGTTCTCaccaaggaaacaaaaccaacccCTGTCAACTATAGAAAACTGTCTCGGGAGTGTAGTTCTCTGAGTGATGTGTTAGATAAATTTTCAGAAGCATCTACTTTTCCCAGTAGTAACTATATTTCAGCAATGTGGACCATTGCCAAAAGGATGTCTGATGACCAGAAACGCATTGAGAAACAACTGATGTTTAACCACCCTGCATTTAGCCAACTGTGTGAACAAGTGATGAGAGATGCCAAGATCATGCACTGTGACCACCTGCTGTTCAGTCTTCATGCTGTAGTGAAGCTGGGAATTCCTCAGAACAGTCTGCTGGTACAGACTTTGCTGAGAGTGGTCCAG gAACGTATCAATGAGTGTGATGAGaaatgtctttcagttttgtcAACTGTTTTAGAGGCAATGGAGCCATGCAAGAATGTGGATGTTCTTCGAGCAGGAGTGCG GATACTAGCCGATCAACAAGTCTGGAAAATTGAACGTGTCTTCACATTACAAGCTATGATGAAATGTGTTGGAAAAGACGCACCAATTGCTCTGAAAAGGAAACTGGAG atgAAAGCCTTGAGAGAATTAGACAGGTTTTCCGATTTGAATAGCCAGCACATGTTTGAGGCTTTAGCTGCCATGAATCACCGCTCTATTACACTTCTGAATGAATGCAGTAAGATGGTCATAG GTAATATCCATGGGTGTCCTTTTAAAGTATTGATCAACATACTGCAGTCTTGCAGAGACCTCCGATACCGTAATTTAGATCTTTTTAAGGGAATAGCAGATTATGTGGCTACAACTATTGACATCTGGAAGTTAAAACAA gttctctttctcctcattttacTTGAAGACCTTGGCTTCCGACATACTGATTTGATGGACTTGTTCATGAAAAAAGTGATAGATGATCCTGCTTCTCTAAACATGAAAAGCATTATCTCTATTCTTCACGTGTATTCTTCTCTCAATCACTTCTACAAATGCCAGACCCAAGA GTTCCAGGAAGCTATGGCTCGTTCTCTGACTGGTTACCTTCACCACATCTCTTCTGAAAACCTCTTGAAAGCTGtgtcttcattttgcttgatGAACCATTTTCCCCTGGCCCTTATTAATCAGCTTCTCCAAAAGGACATCATCAATGAGCTGCTGACATCAG gtGACATAGAGAGGAACGTTCACAAGCTTCGTATTTTGGCCGCTTGCCTAAAACTTGATACTTCTTGTCCCAAGGCCGTAGACTTAGCGCTGCCGCCGCTGCCTTCCATACCGCTATCTCCAAACGCGAAGGTGGCAGACGCACTAAGTAGCCTCCTGGGAGAAGGATACTTCTTAAGAAATGTACAGTTGCCACATAATTACCATATCG attttgaaGTCAGAATGGATATTAACAGGAGTCGAGTGCTTCCATTTTCCCATATGGATGCGGTAACTTCTGCTGCACATATTCAAAG AGTAGCTGTGCTGTGTGTTCCTAGATCTACTTACTGTTTGGATTTAACCCACCCCAGAGGATTCCTTGCTATGAAAATGCGGCATTTGAAAGTAATGGGTTTTCATGTAATTTTG GTCCATAACTGGGAGATAGAAAGACTGCAGATGAAGGATGTAGTCACGTTTTTGAAGACTGAACTCTATTCAGCTGAAGCCTTTCCTACTGCTGATGTAAATCTGCAAAGCACGTGTTAA